From Tachysurus fulvidraco isolate hzauxx_2018 chromosome 10, HZAU_PFXX_2.0, whole genome shotgun sequence, one genomic window encodes:
- the cops2 gene encoding COP9 signalosome complex subunit 2 isoform X3 — protein sequence MKIFLCSLFPFQEYSEDSNSEPNVDLENQYYNSKALKEDDPKAALSSFQKVLELEGEKGEWGFKALKQMIKINFKLTNFPEMMNRYKQLLTYIRSAVTRNYSEKSINSILDYISTSKQMDLLQEFYETTLEALKDAKNDRLWFKTNTKLGKLYLEREEYGKLQKILRQLHQSCQTDDGEDDLKKGTQLLEIYALEIQMYTAQKNNKKLKALYEQSLHIKSAIPHPLIMGVIRECGGKMHLREGEFEKAHTDFFEAFKNYDESGSPRRTTCLKYLVLANMLMKSGINPFDSQEAKPYKNDPEILAMTNLVSAYQNNDITEFEKILKTNHSNIMDDPFIREHIEELLRNIRTQVLIKLIKPYTRIHIPFISKELNIDVVDVESLLVQCILDNTINGRIDQVNQLLELDHQKRGGARYTALDKWTNQLNSLNQAIVSKLA from the exons AATCTTCCTCTGTTCTCTGTTTCCATTTCAGGAATACTCAGAGGACAGCAACTCCGAGCCAAATGTTGACTTGGAAAATCAGTACTATAATTCTAAAGCCCTAAAGGAAGATGATCCCAAAGCTGCTTTGAGCAGCTTTCAGAAG GTGTTGGAGCTTGAGGGTGAAAAAGGAGAATGGGGTTTCAAAGCATTAAAACAGATgatcaaaataaattttaagTTG ACAAACTTCCCGGAAATGATGAACCGATACAAACAGCTATTGACGTATATACGAAGTGCTGTCACAAGGAACTACTCTGAGAAATCTATCAACTCTATTCTAGATTATATTTCAACCTCCAAACAG ATGGACTTGCTTCAAGAATTTTATGAGACGACTCTAGAAGCATTAAAAGATGCCAAAAACGACAGACTGTGGTTTAAAACCAATACGAAG TTAGGCAAGTTGTACTTGGAGAGAGAAGAGTATGGAAAACTTCAGAAAATTCTCAGGCAGTTGCACCAGTCATGTCAG ACTGACGATGGTGAAGATGATCTGAAGAAAGGTACACAGTTGCTGGAGATTTACGCTTTGGAAATTCAGATGTACACAGCccagaaaaacaacaagaagCTAAAAGCCCTTTATGAGCAGTCTTTACACATCAAGTCAGCAATCCCACATCCACTCATCATGGGAGTTATCCGAG AATGTGGTGGAAAAATGCATTTAAGGGAGGGAGAGTTTGAGAAGGCGCACACAGACTTTTTTGAAGCATTCAAAAATTACGATGAATCTGGAAGCCCCAGACGAACTACATGTTTAAAGTACTTGGTCTTGGCCAACATGCTGATGAAGTCAGGAATAAACCCATTTGATTCTCAAGAG GCAAAACCCTACAAGAATGACCCAGAAATACTAGCAATGACGAACTTGGTAAG TGCCTACCAGAACAATGACATCACAGAGTTTGAGAAAATCTTGAAGACAAATCACAGTAACATAATGGATGACCCCTTCATCAGAGAACATATTGAAG agctGTTACGGAACATAAGAACGCAAGTGCTCATCAAATTAATTAAGCCTTACACTAGGATACACATACCGTTCATTTCAAAG GAACTAAACATCGATGTCGTGGATGTGGAAAGCTTGCTAGTGCAGTGTATATTAGACAA CACAATCAATGGCCGCATTGACCAGGTCAACCAGCTGTTGGAGCTCGATCACCAGAAGAGAGGTGGTGCTCGATATACAGCGCTAGACAAATGGACCAATCAGCTGAATTCACTCAACCAGGCCATTGTCAGTAAACTGGCTTGA
- the cops2 gene encoding COP9 signalosome complex subunit 2 isoform X2, protein MSDMEDDFMCDDEEDYDLEYSEDSNSEPNVDLENQYYNSKALKEDDPKAALSSFQKVLELEGEKGEWGFKALKQMIKINFKLTNFPEMMNRYKQLLTYIRSAVTRNYSEKSINSILDYISTSKQMDLLQEFYETTLEALKDAKNDRLWFKTNTKLGKLYLEREEYGKLQKILRQLHQSCQTDDGEDDLKKGTQLLEIYALEIQMYTAQKNNKKLKALYEQSLHIKSAIPHPLIMGVIRECGGKMHLREGEFEKAHTDFFEAFKNYDESGSPRRTTCLKYLVLANMLMKSGINPFDSQEAKPYKNDPEILAMTNLVSAYQNNDITEFEKILKTNHSNIMDDPFIREHIEELLRNIRTQVLIKLIKPYTRIHIPFISKELNIDVVDVESLLVQCILDNTINGRIDQVNQLLELDHQKRGGARYTALDKWTNQLNSLNQAIVSKLA, encoded by the exons GAATACTCAGAGGACAGCAACTCCGAGCCAAATGTTGACTTGGAAAATCAGTACTATAATTCTAAAGCCCTAAAGGAAGATGATCCCAAAGCTGCTTTGAGCAGCTTTCAGAAG GTGTTGGAGCTTGAGGGTGAAAAAGGAGAATGGGGTTTCAAAGCATTAAAACAGATgatcaaaataaattttaagTTG ACAAACTTCCCGGAAATGATGAACCGATACAAACAGCTATTGACGTATATACGAAGTGCTGTCACAAGGAACTACTCTGAGAAATCTATCAACTCTATTCTAGATTATATTTCAACCTCCAAACAG ATGGACTTGCTTCAAGAATTTTATGAGACGACTCTAGAAGCATTAAAAGATGCCAAAAACGACAGACTGTGGTTTAAAACCAATACGAAG TTAGGCAAGTTGTACTTGGAGAGAGAAGAGTATGGAAAACTTCAGAAAATTCTCAGGCAGTTGCACCAGTCATGTCAG ACTGACGATGGTGAAGATGATCTGAAGAAAGGTACACAGTTGCTGGAGATTTACGCTTTGGAAATTCAGATGTACACAGCccagaaaaacaacaagaagCTAAAAGCCCTTTATGAGCAGTCTTTACACATCAAGTCAGCAATCCCACATCCACTCATCATGGGAGTTATCCGAG AATGTGGTGGAAAAATGCATTTAAGGGAGGGAGAGTTTGAGAAGGCGCACACAGACTTTTTTGAAGCATTCAAAAATTACGATGAATCTGGAAGCCCCAGACGAACTACATGTTTAAAGTACTTGGTCTTGGCCAACATGCTGATGAAGTCAGGAATAAACCCATTTGATTCTCAAGAG GCAAAACCCTACAAGAATGACCCAGAAATACTAGCAATGACGAACTTGGTAAG TGCCTACCAGAACAATGACATCACAGAGTTTGAGAAAATCTTGAAGACAAATCACAGTAACATAATGGATGACCCCTTCATCAGAGAACATATTGAAG agctGTTACGGAACATAAGAACGCAAGTGCTCATCAAATTAATTAAGCCTTACACTAGGATACACATACCGTTCATTTCAAAG GAACTAAACATCGATGTCGTGGATGTGGAAAGCTTGCTAGTGCAGTGTATATTAGACAA CACAATCAATGGCCGCATTGACCAGGTCAACCAGCTGTTGGAGCTCGATCACCAGAAGAGAGGTGGTGCTCGATATACAGCGCTAGACAAATGGACCAATCAGCTGAATTCACTCAACCAGGCCATTGTCAGTAAACTGGCTTGA
- the cops2 gene encoding COP9 signalosome complex subunit 2 isoform X1 produces the protein MSDMEDDFMCDDEEDYDLVNEEYSEDSNSEPNVDLENQYYNSKALKEDDPKAALSSFQKVLELEGEKGEWGFKALKQMIKINFKLTNFPEMMNRYKQLLTYIRSAVTRNYSEKSINSILDYISTSKQMDLLQEFYETTLEALKDAKNDRLWFKTNTKLGKLYLEREEYGKLQKILRQLHQSCQTDDGEDDLKKGTQLLEIYALEIQMYTAQKNNKKLKALYEQSLHIKSAIPHPLIMGVIRECGGKMHLREGEFEKAHTDFFEAFKNYDESGSPRRTTCLKYLVLANMLMKSGINPFDSQEAKPYKNDPEILAMTNLVSAYQNNDITEFEKILKTNHSNIMDDPFIREHIEELLRNIRTQVLIKLIKPYTRIHIPFISKELNIDVVDVESLLVQCILDNTINGRIDQVNQLLELDHQKRGGARYTALDKWTNQLNSLNQAIVSKLA, from the exons GAATACTCAGAGGACAGCAACTCCGAGCCAAATGTTGACTTGGAAAATCAGTACTATAATTCTAAAGCCCTAAAGGAAGATGATCCCAAAGCTGCTTTGAGCAGCTTTCAGAAG GTGTTGGAGCTTGAGGGTGAAAAAGGAGAATGGGGTTTCAAAGCATTAAAACAGATgatcaaaataaattttaagTTG ACAAACTTCCCGGAAATGATGAACCGATACAAACAGCTATTGACGTATATACGAAGTGCTGTCACAAGGAACTACTCTGAGAAATCTATCAACTCTATTCTAGATTATATTTCAACCTCCAAACAG ATGGACTTGCTTCAAGAATTTTATGAGACGACTCTAGAAGCATTAAAAGATGCCAAAAACGACAGACTGTGGTTTAAAACCAATACGAAG TTAGGCAAGTTGTACTTGGAGAGAGAAGAGTATGGAAAACTTCAGAAAATTCTCAGGCAGTTGCACCAGTCATGTCAG ACTGACGATGGTGAAGATGATCTGAAGAAAGGTACACAGTTGCTGGAGATTTACGCTTTGGAAATTCAGATGTACACAGCccagaaaaacaacaagaagCTAAAAGCCCTTTATGAGCAGTCTTTACACATCAAGTCAGCAATCCCACATCCACTCATCATGGGAGTTATCCGAG AATGTGGTGGAAAAATGCATTTAAGGGAGGGAGAGTTTGAGAAGGCGCACACAGACTTTTTTGAAGCATTCAAAAATTACGATGAATCTGGAAGCCCCAGACGAACTACATGTTTAAAGTACTTGGTCTTGGCCAACATGCTGATGAAGTCAGGAATAAACCCATTTGATTCTCAAGAG GCAAAACCCTACAAGAATGACCCAGAAATACTAGCAATGACGAACTTGGTAAG TGCCTACCAGAACAATGACATCACAGAGTTTGAGAAAATCTTGAAGACAAATCACAGTAACATAATGGATGACCCCTTCATCAGAGAACATATTGAAG agctGTTACGGAACATAAGAACGCAAGTGCTCATCAAATTAATTAAGCCTTACACTAGGATACACATACCGTTCATTTCAAAG GAACTAAACATCGATGTCGTGGATGTGGAAAGCTTGCTAGTGCAGTGTATATTAGACAA CACAATCAATGGCCGCATTGACCAGGTCAACCAGCTGTTGGAGCTCGATCACCAGAAGAGAGGTGGTGCTCGATATACAGCGCTAGACAAATGGACCAATCAGCTGAATTCACTCAACCAGGCCATTGTCAGTAAACTGGCTTGA